A genomic segment from Bradyrhizobium sp. CB1015 encodes:
- a CDS encoding 3'(2'),5'-bisphosphate nucleotidase CysQ, which yields MQVKWIIDRAAAFGLMEPLTALVVKAGEAILAVNRAAMRIDGKQDGSPVTEADLAADRIIADGLAQLAGDVPTLSEERTQLTSPPFQGSFFLIDPLDGTKEFVAGRDEFTVNLALVTDGVPLLGIVSAPALGLLWRGIVGHGAERVRFNGATMAAAEPIRTRKLPTRGEPWIAAVSRSHGDARSEAFIADRPNAVRMTCGSAVKFGRIAEGSADIYPRFGPTSEWDVGAGCAVVTAAGGKVTDGKGGELRFGQRSDTGFIIPEFIAWGDPQTVGCY from the coding sequence ATGCAGGTGAAGTGGATCATTGACCGAGCGGCCGCCTTTGGCCTGATGGAGCCGCTGACCGCGCTGGTAGTGAAGGCGGGCGAGGCGATCCTTGCCGTCAACCGCGCTGCCATGCGGATCGACGGCAAGCAGGATGGCTCGCCCGTGACCGAGGCCGACCTTGCCGCCGACCGCATCATCGCGGACGGACTTGCGCAGCTTGCGGGCGACGTTCCGACGCTGTCGGAGGAGCGGACCCAGCTCACCTCCCCGCCGTTTCAGGGCAGCTTCTTCCTGATCGATCCGCTCGACGGCACCAAGGAGTTCGTCGCCGGGCGCGACGAGTTCACCGTCAACCTCGCGTTGGTGACTGACGGCGTGCCGCTGCTCGGCATCGTCTCCGCACCTGCGCTCGGCCTGCTCTGGCGCGGCATCGTCGGCCATGGCGCCGAGCGCGTGAGGTTCAACGGCGCGACGATGGCCGCCGCCGAGCCGATCCGCACCCGCAAGCTGCCGACGCGGGGGGAGCCCTGGATCGCCGCAGTGAGCCGTTCGCACGGCGATGCCAGAAGCGAGGCGTTCATCGCCGACAGGCCCAATGCCGTCAGGATGACGTGCGGCTCGGCCGTGAAATTCGGCCGGATTGCGGAAGGCAGCGCCGACATCTATCCCCGCTTTGGGCCGACCTCGGAATGGGACGTCGGAGCCGGCTGCGCGGTCGTCACCGCGGCCGGCGGCAAGGTCACCGACGGCAAGGGCGGCGAGCTCCGATTCGGCCAGCGCAGCGATACCGGCTTCATCATCCCGGAATTCATCGCCTGGGGCGACCCGCAGACGGTCGGCTGCTACTGA
- a CDS encoding hybrid sensor histidine kinase/response regulator, whose translation MDDLLREFLTETSESLDTVDNQLVKFEQEPNNAKILDNIFRLVHTIKGTCGFLGLPRLEALAHAGETLMGKFRDGMPVTAEAVTVILSSIDRIKEILAGLEATEAEPEGNDRDLIDKLEAMVEQGMAAMAAGSTPVADAPPLAPEAPVAAPAKEMTTGSLVAQTLERPLRPGEVSLDELERAFRETAIEAPVPAPVAKAAIKAEAAPAPAAEAPAAKEAAKPAKERAAPKKSMADESAGEGERIANQSIRVNVDTLEHLMTMVSELVLTRNQLLEISRRNEDTEFKVPLQRLSNVTAELQEGVMKTRMQPIGNAWQKLPRIVRDLSSELGKQIELEMHGADTELDRQVLDLIKDPLTHMVRNSADHGLETPAERLASGKGEQGTIRLSAYHEGGHIIICIADNGRGLNTEKIKAKALSSGLVTEAELEKMSEAQIHKFIFAPGFSTAAAITSVSGRGVGMDVVRTNIDQIGGTIDIKSVAGEGSSVTIKIPLTLAIVSALIVEAAGDRFAIPQLSVVELVRARANSEHRIERIKDTAVLRLRNKLLPLIHLKKLLKIDDGAASDPENGFIVVTQVGSQTFGIVVDGVFHTEEIVVKPMSTKLRHIDMFSGNTILGDGAVIMIIDPNGIAKALGAAGSSAHDMGDENGAHHIGSGEQTTSLLVFRAGSSQPKAVPLGLVTRLEELPADKIEFSNGRYMVQYREQLMPLVAMEGVTIASQGAQPILVFADDGRSMGLVVDEIIDIVEERLNIEVGGSSSGILGSAVIKGQATEVIDVGHFLPMAFADWFTRKEMKPSLHSQSVLLVDDSAFFRNMLAPVLKAAGYRVRTAPTAQEGLAALRAQSFDVVLTDIEMPDMSGFEFAEVIRSDNNLAAMPIIGLSALVSPAAIERGRQAGFHDYVAKFDRPGLIAALKEQTAGAAGASELSRAAAA comes from the coding sequence ATGGATGACCTGTTGCGGGAGTTTCTGACGGAGACCAGCGAGAGCCTGGACACCGTGGACAATCAGCTGGTGAAGTTCGAGCAGGAGCCGAACAACGCCAAGATCCTGGATAACATCTTCCGCCTGGTCCACACCATCAAGGGCACCTGCGGCTTCCTCGGCCTGCCGCGGCTGGAAGCGCTGGCGCATGCCGGCGAGACCTTGATGGGCAAATTCCGTGACGGCATGCCGGTGACCGCCGAGGCGGTGACGGTGATCCTGTCCTCGATCGACCGCATCAAGGAGATTTTGGCTGGGCTGGAGGCAACCGAGGCCGAGCCGGAGGGGAACGACCGCGATCTCATCGACAAGCTGGAGGCGATGGTCGAGCAGGGCATGGCCGCGATGGCCGCAGGTTCAACTCCCGTCGCCGATGCGCCGCCGCTGGCGCCGGAAGCCCCTGTTGCTGCACCCGCCAAGGAGATGACCACGGGCTCGCTGGTCGCGCAGACCCTGGAGCGTCCGCTGCGTCCGGGCGAGGTCTCGCTCGACGAGCTCGAGCGCGCCTTCCGCGAGACCGCGATCGAAGCGCCGGTCCCCGCGCCGGTTGCCAAGGCTGCGATCAAGGCCGAAGCTGCACCTGCGCCCGCCGCTGAGGCCCCTGCCGCCAAGGAAGCCGCAAAGCCGGCCAAGGAGAGGGCCGCGCCGAAGAAGTCGATGGCCGACGAGAGTGCGGGCGAGGGCGAGCGCATCGCCAACCAGTCGATCCGCGTCAACGTGGATACGCTGGAGCACCTGATGACCATGGTCTCCGAGCTGGTCCTGACCCGCAACCAGCTGCTGGAGATCTCCCGCCGCAACGAGGATACCGAGTTCAAGGTGCCCTTGCAGCGCCTCTCCAACGTCACCGCCGAGCTGCAGGAGGGCGTCATGAAGACGCGCATGCAGCCGATCGGCAATGCCTGGCAGAAGCTGCCCCGCATCGTCCGCGACCTCTCATCCGAGCTCGGCAAGCAGATCGAGCTCGAGATGCACGGCGCCGACACCGAGCTCGACCGCCAGGTGCTCGATCTGATCAAGGACCCGCTCACCCACATGGTGCGCAACTCCGCCGATCATGGCCTGGAGACCCCCGCCGAGCGCCTCGCCAGCGGCAAGGGCGAGCAGGGCACCATTCGCCTGTCCGCCTATCACGAGGGCGGCCACATCATCATCTGCATCGCCGACAACGGCAGAGGCCTCAACACCGAGAAGATCAAGGCCAAGGCGCTCTCCTCAGGTCTCGTCACCGAGGCCGAGCTCGAGAAGATGAGCGAAGCCCAAATCCACAAGTTCATCTTCGCGCCGGGCTTCTCCACTGCGGCTGCCATCACCTCGGTCTCGGGCCGCGGCGTCGGCATGGACGTGGTCCGCACCAATATCGACCAGATCGGCGGCACCATCGACATCAAGAGCGTGGCCGGCGAGGGCTCAAGCGTCACCATCAAGATCCCGCTGACGCTCGCCATCGTCTCGGCGCTGATCGTCGAAGCCGCCGGCGACCGCTTCGCCATCCCGCAGCTCTCGGTGGTCGAGCTGGTGCGGGCCCGCGCCAACTCCGAGCACCGCATCGAGCGCATCAAGGACACCGCGGTGCTCAGGTTGCGCAACAAGCTGCTGCCGCTGATCCACCTGAAGAAGCTCCTCAAGATCGACGACGGCGCCGCCTCCGATCCCGAGAACGGCTTTATCGTGGTGACGCAAGTCGGCAGCCAGACTTTTGGCATCGTCGTCGACGGCGTGTTCCACACCGAAGAAATCGTGGTCAAGCCGATGTCGACGAAACTGCGTCACATCGACATGTTCTCCGGCAACACCATTCTGGGCGATGGCGCGGTCATCATGATCATCGACCCCAACGGCATTGCCAAGGCGCTCGGCGCCGCCGGCTCCTCGGCCCATGACATGGGCGACGAGAACGGCGCCCATCACATCGGCTCGGGCGAGCAGACCACCTCGCTGCTCGTGTTCCGCGCCGGCTCGTCGCAGCCCAAGGCGGTTCCGCTTGGCCTCGTCACGCGCCTGGAGGAGCTGCCCGCCGACAAGATCGAGTTCAGTAACGGCCGCTACATGGTGCAGTACCGCGAGCAGCTGATGCCGCTGGTCGCGATGGAAGGCGTCACCATCGCAAGCCAGGGCGCCCAGCCGATCCTGGTGTTCGCCGACGACGGCCGCTCCATGGGCCTCGTCGTCGACGAGATCATCGACATCGTCGAGGAACGGCTCAACATCGAGGTCGGCGGCTCCTCCTCCGGCATCCTCGGCTCGGCCGTGATCAAGGGCCAGGCCACCGAGGTGATCGACGTCGGCCACTTCCTGCCGATGGCGTTCGCCGACTGGTTCACCCGCAAGGAGATGAAGCCGTCGCTGCACTCGCAGTCGGTGCTGCTGGTCGACGACAGCGCGTTCTTCCGCAACATGCTGGCGCCGGTGCTGAAGGCGGCCGGCTACCGCGTCCGCACCGCGCCGACCGCGCAGGAGGGCCTCGCGGCTTTGCGCGCGCAGAGCTTCGACGTGGTCCTGACCGACATCGAGATGCCCGACATGAGCGGGTTCGAGTTCGCCGAAGTGATCCGCTCCGACAACAATCTCGCCGCGATGCCGATCATCGGCCTCTCGGCGCTGGTGTCGCCGGCGGCGATCGAGCGCGGCCGTCAGGCCGGCTTCCACGACTATGTCGCCAAGTTCGACCGTCCCGGTCTGATCGCGGCGCTGAAGGAGCAGACCGCGGGCGCCGCCGGCGCCTCCGAGCTGAGCCGGGCGGCCGCGGCTTGA
- a CDS encoding YHS domain-containing (seleno)protein has protein sequence MRPGIALIARGLCLLAGIWILGSGWPAGAATTERIVVNRFTGVAIEGFDPVAYFVAGAAVQGTAEFEANLWGAVWRFRNEGNRASFLAHPEIYGPQFGGYDPADIARGVTVAGNPHFFAIVAQRLYLFSREDNRDAFVADPERFLYEVAKRWPALQEKLGQ, from the coding sequence TTGCGCCCCGGAATTGCCTTGATCGCCCGCGGCCTCTGTCTGCTGGCGGGCATTTGGATCCTCGGCTCGGGGTGGCCGGCAGGGGCCGCCACCACCGAGCGGATCGTCGTCAACCGCTTCACCGGCGTCGCCATCGAGGGCTTCGACCCCGTCGCCTATTTCGTCGCCGGCGCGGCCGTGCAGGGGACGGCGGAGTTCGAGGCGAACCTCTGGGGGGCGGTCTGGCGCTTCCGGAACGAGGGCAACCGCGCCTCTTTCCTGGCCCATCCCGAGATCTACGGACCGCAATTCGGCGGCTATGATCCGGCCGATATCGCCCGCGGCGTCACCGTTGCCGGCAATCCGCATTTCTTCGCGATCGTGGCGCAGCGGCTTTATTTGTTCAGCCGGGAAGACAATCGCGACGCCTTCGTCGCCGATCCCGAGCGCTTCCTCTACGAGGTGGCCAAGCGCTGGCCGGCCCTGCAGGAGAAGCTCGGCCAGTAA
- the chpT gene encoding histidine phosphotransferase ChpT: MSDASSPATATAPDMLELAALLCSRVCHDLISPVGAIVNGLEVLDDDPKPEDREFALDLIRKSAKTASARLQFCRLAFGAAGSSGAQIDLGDAQTMAKGHIEDGKCSITWNLPRLLLPKNRVKLLLNMLVVAQHTIPRGGMLTVDPVGEGEAMSFRITATGHNARLPQNISELLSGERGPAADAHAIQPYYTRLLAQACGLTVTLKPEGEAIIVTAS; the protein is encoded by the coding sequence ATGTCTGACGCTTCGTCGCCCGCGACCGCTACTGCTCCCGATATGCTCGAACTCGCCGCGCTGTTGTGCTCGCGGGTCTGCCACGATCTCATCAGCCCCGTCGGCGCCATCGTCAACGGGCTCGAAGTGCTCGACGACGATCCCAAGCCCGAGGACCGCGAATTCGCGCTCGACCTGATTCGCAAGAGCGCCAAGACGGCCTCCGCGCGGCTCCAGTTCTGCCGCCTTGCCTTCGGCGCGGCCGGCTCCTCCGGCGCGCAGATCGATCTCGGCGATGCCCAGACCATGGCGAAAGGCCATATCGAGGACGGCAAGTGCTCGATCACCTGGAACCTGCCGCGGCTGCTGCTGCCGAAGAACCGAGTCAAGCTGCTGCTCAACATGCTGGTCGTCGCCCAGCACACGATCCCACGCGGCGGCATGCTGACGGTCGATCCGGTCGGCGAGGGCGAGGCGATGAGCTTTCGCATCACCGCGACCGGACACAATGCGCGCCTGCCGCAGAACATCTCCGAGCTCCTGAGCGGCGAGCGCGGCCCGGCTGCGGATGCGCACGCGATCCAGCCTTATTATACGCGGCTGCTCGCGCAGGCCTGCGGGCTCACCGTGACGCTCAAGCCGGAAGGCGAAGCCATCATCGTTACCGCTTCGTAA
- a CDS encoding DUF1134 domain-containing protein: MTFASRLAALALAAMIGWIVPASAQQAPPPDLPPPQRTPTPNTYGPDELVTAGHRFFGNVSRGLASIIEKAVSQWGLPNGYILGEEGSGAFVAGLRYGEGTLYTKNAGDLRVYWQGPSLGFDWGGDGARTMTLVYNLPATNAIYQRFAGIDGSAYIIGGFGMTALTANNIVLVPIRSGLGLRLGANIGYLKYTPRATWNPF; the protein is encoded by the coding sequence ATGACTTTCGCATCACGCCTTGCTGCGCTCGCGCTTGCCGCGATGATCGGCTGGATCGTGCCGGCCTCCGCCCAGCAGGCACCGCCGCCTGACCTGCCGCCGCCGCAGCGGACCCCGACGCCCAACACCTATGGGCCGGACGAGCTCGTCACCGCCGGTCATCGCTTCTTCGGCAACGTCTCGCGCGGGCTCGCCTCGATCATCGAGAAGGCGGTCAGCCAGTGGGGCCTGCCGAACGGCTACATCCTGGGTGAGGAGGGCTCCGGCGCCTTCGTCGCGGGCCTGCGCTACGGCGAAGGCACGCTCTACACCAAGAATGCCGGCGACCTGCGCGTCTATTGGCAGGGCCCCTCGCTCGGCTTCGACTGGGGCGGCGACGGCGCCCGCACCATGACGCTGGTCTACAACCTGCCCGCCACCAACGCGATCTACCAGCGCTTCGCCGGCATCGACGGCTCGGCCTACATCATCGGCGGGTTCGGTATGACGGCACTCACCGCCAACAACATCGTGCTGGTGCCGATCCGCTCCGGGCTCGGCCTGCGTCTGGGCGCCAATATCGGCTATCTCAAATACACCCCGCGGGCGACCTGGAACCCGTTCTAG